ACCCGTTTCAGATTATCCGCCGCCAGGCCCAGCCGCTCCGGTGCCCCATCGCGTCCGGCGAGCCGGGACGCCACGCGCGCCAGATCCTCAGCGCGTTCGGCCGCGATGCGCAGGGCGATGGCCGACGCGGGAGGCAGGGTGGTGTGGCGGGTCAGTCCGAAGGCGGCGCCGGCCCGCGAACCGTCGCCGCGACCCGAGGGGAGGAGGGCGAGCGTCTCGCCGAGGGGCTTGAGCACGGTCGTCATCGCGTCGATCGCGACGCTGCAGAACAGGCCGGCCATCGGTCCCGACGGACCGCTGGCGAAGGCGTGCTGGAGCAGGCGCAGCATCAGGACGTAGACGTCGTCGAACAGATCCCCGACCTCCCGCGCCAACGGATCGACGAGCACGTTGACCGGCCCGCCCCCGGCCCAGTCGCCGCGGATGCGCGGCACGGGGTTGTCGAGGACCGGGCGGGTGGGCCGGAATGCCGGATCGGCGGCGCGGTGCTCCTCGAAGGCGGCCCGGGTCCGCAGGAAGGTGGCGTAGTGCGAGTCGCCGCGGTCGCAGGCCGTCCCCTCGCCCTGCTCGGTGATGAGCGCGATCGCGGCGAGCGCCGATCGTGCGTCCCGGACCGGCAGGAGATCGGGGAAATGGGCGATGTCCGGCGTCATCTCTCCCTGGCTGCCTACGAAGAACAGGCTCTCCTCCGGCAGGCCCTGGATCTGCTCGGCGATCAGGCCGTAGAGTTCGCCCACGGAGCGAAACCGCGCCGGCTCGTCGTCGTTCGTCCGTGTCGGCGCGGCTTTCCGCCCGGCCAGCAGATCGAGCGGCGTCTCGTACGAGATGAAGCGGTCGAGGGCGCGGGCGCCGAATCCTTCGAGGGCCAGCGGCTGGTCGAACCCGTAATAGGTGCGCCGCTGCGGGAAGTTCGGACGCCCGTAATGCGGCGAACCGCCGACGGCGGCCAGGATGTTCCAGACCTGCGCGAGGTGGAGCATCTCCTCGGCGGCGATCATGTAGATTTCGGACGCCCACAATCGCACCGCCTGAAGCTGCCGCCAGGTCAGGCCGCCTTCGGCCAGATCCTGCTTCAGCGAGAAGGCGGCGTAGAGGTAGGAGCAGGCGAGTCCGTGCTCGAGTTCGCAGGCCTCGGTGAGCAGGCTGAGCAGGCGTGAGCGGCTCGGGATCGCGGCTGGATCGGCGGACATGTCAGGGCCCCGTGCGGAGAAGGGTCGACACGGTCCGTGCCGCGCGGAGCGCCAGGGCCGCCACCGTCAGCGTCGGGTTGGCGGTCCCCCCGGTCGGGAAGACGCCCGCGCCCACGATGAAGAGGTTGTCGTGGTCGTGGGCCCTGCAGTCGCGGTCGACCACCGAACTGGACGGATCCCGGCCCATGCGCGTCGTGCCCATGATGTGGCCGGCACCGGAATAGGTATCCTCTTCCTGCATCTTGCGCTCAGGGTCCGGGGCTCCGAGCCGGTCGAACACCGCCGACACCACCGCCAGGGCCTTCGCGAAGGCCTGCCTGTTGTAGTCGTCGAGCGTCATGGCCAGCGCCGCGCGCGGCACCCCGAACGCGTCCGCCGGACCATCGGCGAGGGTGACGCGATTGGCCGGCCGGGGCAGCATCTCCGTCGAGTAACTGATCCGGAACTGTCGGGAGAGCCTGTCGCGCAGGGCCGTGCGCAGGTCGGTCCCGATCAGGCCGGCATCGACGAGCCGGCCGAGGGCGGCGTAGGGCGTCTCGCTCCGGCCCATGCCGTCGTTGCCGATCGACAGGCGGAACGCGGCATGACGGGCCCGGAAGGCGCCATCCCGGAACGAGTCGATGCCGACCGTGGTGGGCGGCCCGCGGAACGGGTGGAGCGGTTCGGCGACGATGGTCGCGCCCTGGCCCTGGAGATGGTCCATCAGGTTGCGGCCGACCTGGTCGCTGCCGTTGGCGACGCCGGCCGGCGCGGCGTCCGGATCCGGCGAGGCGAGCAGCAGCCGCGGCGTCTCGATGGCATGCGCGGCGACGACGTAGAGGTCCGCGGCGACGAAGCCCTCCCGCCTCGCGCCGGCCTCGTCCCACCGGGTATAGCGCAGGGCCCGCACGCGCCGCGTCGTCCGGTCGAGGTCGATACGGGTGACCACGGCCCGGTCCCACAGGATGGCTCCCGCGGCGACCGCCTTCCGCACGTGGACCGACCCGTCGTACTTCGCGCCGATGGGGCAGATCGGGACGCAGGAGGAATTGCCGGCGCAAGCCGGGCGCCCGTCGTAGGGGCGCGAGTTGCGGGCCTGAGGCGTCGAGGTGAGCTCGACCGGGATGCCGTGCACCTGCAGCCCGGCCGCGGCGCGCTCGACCGCGAGGTCGCCGTAGGACGGCCAGATCCGGCTCATCGGGAAGGGCCGGCTGCGATGGGCGCCGTGCAGGCCGTCGAGCGCGCGATGGTCGCCGGCGACGCCGAGCGCGTGCTCGGCCTCGCCATACCACGGTTCGAGATCGTCGTAGCCGAGCGGCCAGTCGACGCCGACCCCGTATAGGCAGCGCAGCCGGAAATCCGCCGGGACCAGCCGCGGCATGTTTCCCAGCATGTGCCAGGTCGAGCCGCCGACCCGCCGCAGATAGGTGCTCTTGAACTTGAAGGGGGAGGAGGGCTGGGCCTGGGCGTAATCGTCCTCGCTGTCCGGGCTCGTCACCGGAGACGGCGGCTGGTTGTCGCGATAGGGCGAGCGTGGCGTCTTGACGGCCGCGAGGGCGTAGTCGGCGACGAGGTCGACGCGGGGGCCGCTCGCGGGGCCCGCCTCCAAGAGGAGCACCCGGTGTCCGGCGCGCGCGAGTTCGAAGGCCAGCAGCGCCCCCGCCACCCCGGCGCCGACGATCGCCACCGAACAGCGCGCGTCGGCGTCAGGCATCCGGTGCATACCGCCAATGACCGGTATAGCCGCCCGACAGGCCCGGCGGGTGGGCGCCGACGACCCGCCACAGCAGGCCGCCGAAATACGCCTCCGCCGACGGGAACGGAGCCTCGACCTTTCCCTCCGGAGGAAGACGTCCCGCATACCAGAGATAAGCGAGCCGCCGTGCCGCCGCCGCGGCGGCGCGATCGCCCGCGAGCGCCGCCTTCAGCGCGACTTCGGGCTCCTCTGCGGTCACGGCCGCAGCCGCGACGGACCGGAGCGCCGCAAGCTCGCCGGCCGCCTCCGCCGCGCTCGTCATCAGCGCGAGGTAGGTCTCGGCCAGTGCCGCGTCGAGGTCGTCCACCCCCGTGACCAGGCGCGATATCGTCAGGAACTCGGGCAAGGGTCTCGCTCCTAAGCTCCATCGCAGAGTGGCACGATCGTTCATCGCTGGAAAGACTTCACAACCGAAGGGCGAGCGTGCGATAGTCTGCGAGACGGCACCCTGTCCCGACTGAGAGCGGCGGAGACACACATGCCCTTCACCCTGATCAAAGGCACGTTCCGCGTCGTCGGTCTGTCTCCGGATGGCGACTCCATCCGGTTCGTGCCCGACGACGATGCGCTGGTGAGGGCGCTGCCTGGCGGCAGCAGCGGCGCCAAGCCCTCGCGCCAGCTGAGGCTCGACGGGATCGACGCGCTGGAGACGCACTACAATGCCCGGCATCAGCCGAGTCGCTGGGCATTCGCGGCGACGGATGCCATCCTCGCCTTCGCAGGAGTGAAGAACGTCGTTTGGGACTCGCGTCACGCCACCGTCGTGGCGGCCGACGACGGGACGCGTGGATGGATCCTGGCCCGGCAGAAGGAGAAGTACAACCGCCCGGTCGCTTTCCTGTTCGCCGGCGAGGCGCCCGACGTCGACGGCGCCTCGGTGACGCTCGACGCGGCGCTCCTGCGCCGCAGCTTCAACCTGCAGGCCCTCCATCAGGGCCTGGCCTATCCGACGTTCTACGCGACCCTGTTCGCCGATCTCAGGACGGCGATGACGGCGGCCGCCGTGGACGCGCGCACGGCCAAGCGCGGGCTCTGGCAGGAGGATCGCACGACGGCGGGCTTCGAGGCCACCTCCCTCGGGGTTCTCATGGACGAGGTGCCGATCCTGCCGAAGCTTTTTCGGCGCCTGAGCGACTACATGGCCGCGAGCGGAACGGCGGTCGGCTTCAAGGAGGCGCTCGCCGAGGGGCGGGACGTCGTCTGGGACCTGCGCACCCAGCAGCGGACCCACCTCGACACCTTCGTCGAGCAGGCGTCCGGCAGCGTGCAGATCCGGCTGACGCGCGATCCGGAGGAGCTGGTCTTCGACGAGATGCCGCTCCAGCCGCCGGGGTTCTTCGCCGCGCTCGTCGGCGCGCCGCTGCCATCCGGCGCCTGAGGCGCGCCGCATCGATCGGGGCGCGAGCGAGGCCCGCCGATGATCGTCGTATCGCGATCCCGGGATTCGTCATCCCGGAGCCTTTGTGAACAGGATCGTCCATCCAAGGACTGAGGCAGGCGGGATCATCCCACACTCTCACCTCATATTGAGTTGGAGGGGGGAATGTCCCATGATATATTTGATTATCGTCAGATAAATCTGATCAAGGAGGCTCTCAGGCGCTCGTCTCGGGAATGGCCGCCCCTGTCCTGCAAGCTGCGCCTGCCTCGCTCAGTAATCAGCCGGACCTCGTATGATGACGTCGGCCGTCGTGAGCGAGGGGTGACGAGCCGGACTCCCGGCGCCGCCACGGTTCGCGGATCTCTCGCAACGTGATCCAGGCGTCCTTGGATCACGAGGACGTCGCTCGGCTGGCCCGTGCGGCGGGCGTCGTCTGCAGTTCTCCGCGCTCGACAGTCGAAGCAATAAATGTTCCGGGAAGACAAAGATCGAATACGGCTAAGCTGCGGTTCAATGGTTGCGGAAACTTGAGAAAGATGCCAGCTTCGAGCGATATATGGAGGCCGTGCTTGCGGTTCGTTGCCGGCTCTGCGGGGAGGAGGCGTCATGTTCAAATATTCAACGCCAGGTGACGTCTCCGATATTGGAAACGAGACAAAGCGTGCCGATTTCCTCGATGACTGGCACGCCTACATCAGTGGGCAATTTCAAGACAACATTCGTGCGCTCGGACCGGGATCCTTGTTTTTCACCGAGGTGGATACGGCCGCCGAGGGCGATCCGGTGCCGATACATTGGAACGGCTTTCCACTCACCCTGCTCAGGACGAACAGGAACATCCGGCGGGATGCCTGGAAGGACGCGGAGGTTCTTCAGCAATCGGGGCGGGGCAAGTTTCGGAAGCAGGACGAGTATTGCGAGTGGTTCGTCTACAAGAAAGCGGGACGTATCGAAAAGATAGTTTTTACCGCCGAGGGCCCGGAATATTGGGAGAAGCTCGCCGAGCACGATTTCGACACGGTGCTGGCGCTGTACAGGAAACTGGTGAATCCGGCGGTGCAGGGGGCCGATCTCCTCAAGGATGGCAGCTACGACAGGCTGAATGTCTGGAATACCGAAAGGGGCGTCATCCATCTGACGCATCCGGCGAACACGCTGGGCGCCGAGATCAATCTCGCGGCGATCGCCACGGTCCCGCGCATCGACGCCCAGGGTCAGCGGGTCACCGACGTGCGGCGCCTCGCGTGTTGCGCGAATTTCGGCGATCCGAACCGCAGCAGCGATCCCAATATCGGCTGGGCGGTCAACACGACCTGCCTGCCCATCGCGGGCGGGGCGACGCCTCAGGCCGCCACCCTCGCCGATCCGGTCGGCCTCTACATGGACAGGCTGTTGCCCCAGACGCTCACCGGTCCGGGCAACACGCCCGTGGACGACTGGTTCACCTTCCGGCGCGGCAAGGCCGGCCGCGGCCTGATGGCGGTGCTCGAACCGCCGGCGGGGGCCGCGTTCGGCCTGGATCAGGTCAAGGTGATGGGGGTGCCGCTGGAATGGGGCGGGCAGGTCGCCGAGCGCATCGAGATGGTCCTCTATGCCAGGGTGGGGGCGGCCGAGCTGCCTCACCCTTCCTCCGCGCGGTGCGTGGCGCATTGCTGCATGCCGTCGGGAACCTCGCCCACGAGGATCAAGGACGTCAACCTGCAGCATACGGATGCAGGGGCCAGGTGCGCCAACGGAGCGGTGGACGCTTACCCGGAACTGGCGGATCCCGCTGCGGGGGCCGGCCCGATGCCGATGGCCGTCGCGACCTCCGCACCCCGCAGGACGAGGTCGCGCCTTGCCACCGAATGAGCCTCTCCTCGACGCGCTCGACATCCAGGGCAACGTGCTGCCCGGCTTCAGGCGCCGCCAGCAACGTCTCGTCGGGTTCCAGGGAACGTCGGAGGCGGCGCTCAAGGCCGCCTTGCGCCTCGTCCTCGACGCCTCGCTCACCGATCTCTCGACCGTCCTGGGCCACAAGGACGATCGGAAGACCGCCTTCCTCGCCGGCGCGCCGGCACCGGCGAGGCCGGACCTCTGGCTCAACTACGCGATCGGCGTCCGCGCCGCCGAGGCTCTCGGGCTCGAACGCCTGAAGGACCTCGAACCGGCTTTCGGGGCCGGCATGCCGCTGCGGGCCGGCGACACGACGGAGCCGAGGTTGCCGGACGGCTCGGCCGATCCGACCTGCCCCGCCAACTGGGTCGTCGGGGGACCGAACACGCCACTCGATCTCCTGCTGATCGCCGCCGCCGATGCGGAGATCGAGGCGCTCAGCGAGCCGCTGGTCGAGCAGATCGAGGCGTGCGGGCTCGTCCGGATCTACGCCGAACTCGGCGCGTTCCTTCCCGGGGACAAGGAGCATTTCGGCTTCCAGGACGGGATCAGCCAGCCCGGCGTCCTCGGCGTCATCGACGACCGAGGGGTGCAGCGCTTTCTCACCACGCGCTACGGTGTGCCGGGGGCCCTGGGGATCGAGTTCGGCAAGCCGGGCCAGCCCCTCCTTCCGCCGGACCAGTTCCTGTTCGGCGACGAGGAGGCCGACGCGCGAAATGGCTCCTTCCTGGTCTTCCGTCGCCTCACGCAGGACGTGCCCGGCTTCGATGCGGGAACGAAGGCCATCGCGGACACGCTCTCGCGGCGGCTCGGGAAGCCGGTGGACGAGAACGACCTGCGGGCGCGGATCGTCGGCCGTTTCCCGAGCGGCCAGCCGCTCATGCGGCAGACCGCCGGTCCCACCGTTCCCGAAGCGGCGCTGGCGCTCAACCACTTCGCGTTCGCCGGCGACACGCCCGACCTCGTCCTGTCCAGCGGTGAACGCATCGCGGGCAGCCAGGGCGACCCGCTCGCGCAGAAGGGCGCCCGTTGCCCGATCTGGGCTCATATCCGCAAGGTCAATCCACGCGACATGCAGACGAATCTCGCAGGCCCCGACGAGACGCGGGCTCGCCAGATGCTCAGGCGGGGGATTCCCTTCGGACCTTCGTACGACCGGAACAATCCGGGCCATCCGGATAACGGCCGCGAGCGGGGTCTGCTGTTCCTGTCCTACCAGCGCTCGATCAGCGACCAGTTCGAGCAATTGAACGGCAACTGGATGAACAGCGACATCGGCCCGATGAGCGGCGGGTTCGACCTTCTCGTCGGACAACGCCTGTCCGACGGTCGCCACGGGCCGAAGGACGCGCAATATTTCGACGCGCCGTCGAAGAGCTTCACGGCCATCGCGGCGCTCGAGCAGTGGGTGATGCCGACCGGCGGCGAATATCTGTTCACGCCGTCGATCTCCTGGACACGACGGATCGCGGCCGTTGTCGCCTGACCGCTCGTCGGCCCACGCCGCGGACGGTCAGCTGCGCTCGTCCTGGAGCGCGCGCACGACCAGCGCCGAGGCCGAGGTGCGATTCTCGACGCCGAGCTTGGCGTAGATCTGCTCCAGGTGCTTGGTGACGGTGCGGGGGCTCAGGGACAGGATCGCGCCGATGTCGCGGCTGGCCTTGCCGCGGGAGACCCAGAGCAGTACCTCGGCCTCGCGGTGGGTCAAGCCGAGCAGGCGGCGCAGGCGCTCGATCTCGTCGCCGGTCTCGACATTGAGCCGCAGCAACACCTCGTCCCCGCCGACGCGGCCGATGCGGCTGAGCTGGAGGCGTCGTCCGTCGCCGCCCGGCAGGGTGAGCGGATCGGCGGTACCGCTGCGCAGCCACGCCGCCGCGGCCGGCGGCAGCAGCGGCACGCCGCCGGCCGGATCGGGACGGCCGGGATCGAGATCGCGCAGCAACCGCGCCGCCTGGGGCGTGCACCAGCGGATCGCCCCGAGGGCATCGACTGCGAACAGGAAGCGCCCGGCGCTGTCGAGGGCGAGGCGCGCGCTCTGCGAGGCCCGGGCATTGGCGAGGTGGACGCGGATCCGCGCCAGGATCTCGCCCGCCGAGATCGGCTTGGTGACGTAATCGACGCCGCCGGCCCCCAGGCCGCGGACGACGTGCTCGGTTTCCGACAGCCCGGTCATGAAGATCACCGGTACGTGGGCGAGGCCGGCATCGGCCTTGAGGCGGCGGCAGGTCTCGAACCCGTCGAGGCCCGGCATCACCGCGTCGAGGAGGATGATGTCCGGCGTGATCTCCCGCACCACCGCGAGCGCGGCGCTTCCTGAAACCGCGACCAGCACCGTGGCGCCCGTCGCCTCGATGGCGGCGGTGAGGAAGCTCAGCGTCTCAGGCGAATCGTCGACCACCAGCACGATGTCCCGGCCCGGCTCAGGCATCGCCGCGCCTCCCGTCGCCCGCCGCATCCAGAGCCGCCGATTCCAGCGCCGCCGATTCCAGCACCGCCATGTAGCGGGGCAGGTCGTAGGCCTGCACGAGGCCGCGCAGCTCGGCCAGGAGTGGTTCGGCCATGAGCGGCTCGGGCGTTCCCGCCTCGATCTCGGTGAGCTTCGCCTCGATGCCCCGGACATGGCCGATGCGCCCGAGCCGGAGCAGTTCGGCGACCTCGTCCGGGTGCGCCCGGCGCGCTTTGAGCCCGGCGGCCGGCGCTGCGTCGGTCGTCCATTCGAGGCCGAGCAGCGCCTGGATGCGGGCGAGCAGGTCGCGCAGGTCGAAGGGCTTGGCGATCATCGCGTCGTGCGGCGCGTCCTCGCCCCGCACCGGGCTGATCTCGTGGGCATTGGCCGACAGCATGGCGATGCGGGCCGGGCCGTGGCCGGCGGCCCGCAGGGCCCGGGCGAGTTCCCAGCCGGACATGCCCGGCATCGCGATGTCGAGGAGGAACAGGTCCGGCCGGCACTCCGCCGCGAGATCGAGGCAGGTCGGCCCGTCGGCGGCCGAGAGCAGGGTGAAGCCGAGGGGGCCGAGGATCTCGCGCATCAACTCGCGATGGGCCGGGTCGTCGTCGACGACGAAGATCGTGCGCCGGCGCCCGGCATAGCCGGTGACCGGCGCCTCGGCCGGGGCGGCGCGGGCGGGCTCGGGCAGGGCGGAGAGCATCAGCCGCAACCGGAACGTGCTGCCGCGCCCGAGGTCGCTCGCGACCGCGATCTCCCCGCCCATCACCTGGGCGAGCAGATGTGCGATGGTCAGCCCGAGCCCGGTGCCGGGCGTGGCGGTCGCCGCGGGCAGCGAGCCGCGCACGAACGGCTCGAAGATCCGCTGGCGGTCGGCCTCCGGGATGCCGGTGCCGGTATCGGTCACGGCGAACTCGGCGATCTGGCTGCGATAGGTCAGCGTCAGCCCGACCTCGCCCTTCGCGGTGAACTTGATCGCGTTCGAGATCAGGTTGAGCAGGATCTGGCGCAGGCGCTTCTCGTCGGTGGCGACGAGGGCCGGTAACGCCTTCGGCCGTGAGAAGCGGAAGGCGAGCCCCGCGGCCTCGGCTTGCGGCCGGCACATGTCGACGATCTGGTCGAGGAACTCGGGCAGCCGCACCACGTCGCGGTGGAGCTGGAGCCGGCCCGCCTCCATGCGCGAGATGTCGAGGAGCCCGTCGATCAGCCCGGACAGGTGCTCGGCGCTGCGGCGGATCACCCTGAGGCCCGCCTGGCGCTGGGGCGGGATGGCGGGGTCGGATTCCAGCAGCTGCGCGTAGCCGAGCACCGCGTTGAGCGGCGTGCGCAATTCGTGGCTCAGGCCGGTCACGTAGCGGCTCTTGGCGAGGTTGGCGGCCTCGGCCGCCTCCTTCGCCTTCTGGAGCTTGGCGTCGGTGATCTTGTGGGCGGCGATCTCGGCCCGGTGCAGCGCGGTCTGGCGGGCGCTCTCCTCCTGGGCGACGCGGCGGCTCTCCTGGGCCAGCACGAACAGCCAGGCCACCACCCCGAAGATCACCGCCATGACGCAGAACACCGCCTGGAGCGCCTGGGCCAGCACGGCGCGGTGCTCCGCCGGACGATGCGCCGCCTCGGCGTAGATGGCGCCGAGGATCAGCCCGGCGGTGCAGCAGAGCGCCAGCATCACCCCGGCATAGCGCCCGAGGCGTGAATCGACGAGGGCGGCGGCGCGGGCCGGCAGCAGGCGCCCGGCGACGCGGCGGGCCTGGGCTCCCAGCCGCGCATGCGGCTTGCACAGGTCGCCGCAGCGCGCGTCGAGGGAGCAGCACAGCGAGCAGATCGGCACCCCGTAGGCCGGGCAATGGGCCATGTCCTCGTGCTCGAATCCATGCTCGCACACCCCGCAGGTGATCTCCGGGCGAAGGCGCCAGTGCCGGCGGGGCCGGCGCGCGAGGTAGTAGCGCCCGCCCGTCGCCCAGGCGATGAGCGGGGCCGCCGCGAAGGCGGTGGCGAGCGCCACGAAGGCCGCGAAGGCCTGGGCCCCCGCGCCGAACAGACCCGCATGGGCGAGGCCGGCGACGAGGCAGGCGAGCGCCATCGCGCCGGTGCCGACCGGGTTCACGTCGTAGAGGTGCGCGCGCTTGAACTCGATGCCCGGCGGCGAAAGCCTCAGCGGCTTGTTGACCACGAGATCCGCCACCAGCGCCCCGATCCAGGCCGCCGCCACCAGGGCGTAAATGCCGAGCGTCCGCTCCAGGGTCTTGTAGACGCCGAGCTCCATCAGCATGAGCGCGATGGCGACGTTGAAGACGAGCCAGACCACGCGCCCCGGATGGCTGTGGGTCAGGCGCGAGAAGAAGTTCGACCACGCGATCGAGCCCGCATAGGCGTTGGTCACGTTGATCTTGAGCTGCGACAGCACGACGAACAGGGTGGTGAGCGCGATCGCGGCCCCGGGCGCCGAGACGACGTAGCCGAAGGCGACCGCGTACATCTGCGTCGGCTCGCTGGCGCGCTCCGCCGGCACGCCATGGGCGAGCGCCAGCACGGCGAGGAACGAGCCGAGCAGGATCTTGAGGCCGCCCGGCACGATCCAGCCCGCCCCCGCCCCCAGTACGGCGGCCCACCAGCGCCCGCGCCGGCCAGGCTCCTCCGGCGGTACGAAGCGCAGGAAATCGACCTGCTCGCCGATCTGCGCGATGAGCGCGAACAGGATCCCGCAGGCCGCGCCGTAGAGGAGGAGGTCGAAGCCCTCACCTCGCTCGCCGGCAAGGCCCGCATGCCTCATCCAGGCATCGAGCGGCGCATCCGCGTGAGCCGCGATGCAGGCGATCGGCAGGAGGTTGAGCGCGAGCCAGACCGGCTGCGTCACGAGCTGGAACCGGCTGATCAGCGCGATGCCGTAGGTGACCAGCGGGATCACCGCCAGCGCGCTGACGAGGTAGCCGATGGCGAGCGGCAGCCCGAAGCCGAGTTCGAGGGCGAGCGCCAGGATGGCGGCCTCGATGGCGAAGAACAGGTAGGTGAAGCTCGCGTAGATCAGCGAGGTGATGGTCGAGCCGATATAGCCGAAGCCCGCGCCCCGGGTGAGCAGGTCGACGTCGAGCCCGTAACGGGCGGCGTAGGCGCTCACCGGCATGCCGGTGAGGAAGATCACCAGCCCGACCGTGAGCACGGCCCACAGCGTGTTGGTGAATCCGCTCGACAGGATCAGGGTGCCGCCGATCGCCTCGAGCGCCAGGAAGGCGACCGAGCCGAGCGCCGTCTGGGCGACCCGCCAGCCCGACCAGCGCCGGGCGCGCTTGGCCGTGAAGCGCAGCGCGAAATCCTCCAGGGTCTCGTTCGCGACCCACTGGTTGTACTCGCGGCGGACCGGGATGATGCGCTGTCGTCCGGGCATGGGCCTCCGTCGTCGCGCCCGCGGCAGTGCGGGATCCGGGGGGAATTCCCTCGCCGAAATGCTCTCGTGCGAGAGGCACGGGGGCGCATGATCCTGTCCGGCTTCGGCCCGCCGCGGAATACGCAAAAACGCGTATATGCTGCGGCGCAATACGCCACCTAGCCTGAGTTCCGGATGCGGCGGGCAAGACCCTCGAGGGAACGCCCGGACGGAACGACAGGAGAGGACGATGGCTGAGAACGACGGGGGCCTCGAATCGGCGTTGCGGCGGCGGCTGCTCATGGGGCTCGCCGCGGCACCGGCCGCGGCGCTTCTGCCCCGCCTCGCGCTCGCCGCCGCCCCGCCGACCGCGGCCGTCAACACGACCGGCCTCGCCGTGACCGACACCGAGGTGACGGTCGGCATCCTGCATTCCGTCACCGGCACGATGGCGATCTCCGAGACCGGGGCGCAGCAGGCGGAAAAACTCGCGATCGAGGAGATCAACGCGGCCGGCGGCGTGCTCGGCCGCAAGATCAAGGTGATCCAGGAGGACGGCGCCTCCGACTGGCCGACCTTCGCCGAGAAGGCCAAGAAGCTGCTCGTCAACGACAAGTGCGCGGCGGTGATGGGCTGCTGGACTTCGGCCTCGCGCAAGGCGGTGCTGCCGGTCTTCGAGCAATATAACGGCATGCTGTATTACCCGACCTTCTACGAGGGCCTGGAGCAGTCGAAGAACGTCATCTATACCGGCCAGGAGGCGACGCAGCAGATCCTCGCCAGCCTCGATTGGGTGGCGAAGGAGAAGGACGCCAGGACCTTCTTCTTCATCGGCTCCGATTACATCTGGCCGCGCACCTCGAACAAGATCGCCCGCAAGCACGTCGAGAACGTGCTGAAGGGCAAGGTCGTCGGCGAGGAATATTTCCCGCTCGGCCACACCCAGTTCAATTCGGTCATCAACAAGATCAAGCTGACGAAGCCGAACGTGATCTTCACCGACGTGGTCGGCGGCTCGAACGTGGCGTTCTACAAGCAGCTGAAGGCGGCCGGCATCGATCTGTCGAAGCAGGTACTGATGACGATCTCGGTCACCGAGGACGAGATCGACGGCATCGGCGGCGAGAACATCGCCGGCGCCTATGCCTGCATGAAGTACTTCCAGTCGCTGAAGAACCCGAACAACGAGAAATTCGTCGCCGCCTTCAAGAAGATGTGGGGCGACAAGACGGTGATCGGCGACGTGACCCAAGCCGCCTATCTCGGGCCCTACCTGTGGAAGCTCACCGTCGAGAAGGCCGGCTCGTTCGACGTCGACAAGGTCGCGGCGGCCTCGGGCGGGATCGAGTTCAAAGGCGCGCCGGAGGGCTACGTCCGCATCCACCCCAACCATCACCTCTGGTCGAAGACCCGGGTCGGCAAGGCGCTGCCTAACGGCCAGTTCGAGGTGGTCTACGAGAGCGCCGACCTGATCGAGCCGAACCCGTTCCCGAAGGGATACCAGTAAGCGCCGACCCGAACCCTCCCCCCTCTGCGCAGGGCTGTCCGGGGAAAGAAGTGGCGCTGGAAATCCCCTCTCCCCGCGGGCGGGGAGAGGCTTTCGTCCCCCTTG
This region of Methylobacterium sp. SyP6R genomic DNA includes:
- a CDS encoding ATP-binding protein translates to MPGRQRIIPVRREYNQWVANETLEDFALRFTAKRARRWSGWRVAQTALGSVAFLALEAIGGTLILSSGFTNTLWAVLTVGLVIFLTGMPVSAYAARYGLDVDLLTRGAGFGYIGSTITSLIYASFTYLFFAIEAAILALALELGFGLPLAIGYLVSALAVIPLVTYGIALISRFQLVTQPVWLALNLLPIACIAAHADAPLDAWMRHAGLAGERGEGFDLLLYGAACGILFALIAQIGEQVDFLRFVPPEEPGRRGRWWAAVLGAGAGWIVPGGLKILLGSFLAVLALAHGVPAERASEPTQMYAVAFGYVVSAPGAAIALTTLFVVLSQLKINVTNAYAGSIAWSNFFSRLTHSHPGRVVWLVFNVAIALMLMELGVYKTLERTLGIYALVAAAWIGALVADLVVNKPLRLSPPGIEFKRAHLYDVNPVGTGAMALACLVAGLAHAGLFGAGAQAFAAFVALATAFAAAPLIAWATGGRYYLARRPRRHWRLRPEITCGVCEHGFEHEDMAHCPAYGVPICSLCCSLDARCGDLCKPHARLGAQARRVAGRLLPARAAALVDSRLGRYAGVMLALCCTAGLILGAIYAEAAHRPAEHRAVLAQALQAVFCVMAVIFGVVAWLFVLAQESRRVAQEESARQTALHRAEIAAHKITDAKLQKAKEAAEAANLAKSRYVTGLSHELRTPLNAVLGYAQLLESDPAIPPQRQAGLRVIRRSAEHLSGLIDGLLDISRMEAGRLQLHRDVVRLPEFLDQIVDMCRPQAEAAGLAFRFSRPKALPALVATDEKRLRQILLNLISNAIKFTAKGEVGLTLTYRSQIAEFAVTDTGTGIPEADRQRIFEPFVRGSLPAATATPGTGLGLTIAHLLAQVMGGEIAVASDLGRGSTFRLRLMLSALPEPARAAPAEAPVTGYAGRRRTIFVVDDDPAHRELMREILGPLGFTLLSAADGPTCLDLAAECRPDLFLLDIAMPGMSGWELARALRAAGHGPARIAMLSANAHEISPVRGEDAPHDAMIAKPFDLRDLLARIQALLGLEWTTDAAPAAGLKARRAHPDEVAELLRLGRIGHVRGIEAKLTEIEAGTPEPLMAEPLLAELRGLVQAYDLPRYMAVLESAALESAALDAAGDGRRGDA
- the urtA gene encoding urea ABC transporter substrate-binding protein; this encodes MAENDGGLESALRRRLLMGLAAAPAAALLPRLALAAAPPTAAVNTTGLAVTDTEVTVGILHSVTGTMAISETGAQQAEKLAIEEINAAGGVLGRKIKVIQEDGASDWPTFAEKAKKLLVNDKCAAVMGCWTSASRKAVLPVFEQYNGMLYYPTFYEGLEQSKNVIYTGQEATQQILASLDWVAKEKDARTFFFIGSDYIWPRTSNKIARKHVENVLKGKVVGEEYFPLGHTQFNSVINKIKLTKPNVIFTDVVGGSNVAFYKQLKAAGIDLSKQVLMTISVTEDEIDGIGGENIAGAYACMKYFQSLKNPNNEKFVAAFKKMWGDKTVIGDVTQAAYLGPYLWKLTVEKAGSFDVDKVAAASGGIEFKGAPEGYVRIHPNHHLWSKTRVGKALPNGQFEVVYESADLIEPNPFPKGYQ